Genomic segment of Caproiciproducens sp. NJN-50:
ACTCGCTGACCGCCTCCATTTCCCTTCAAATCCGCATTCGCTCCGTCTTTGCGGGATGAATCCCACTCATTAGTGGCATCCGCTGCAGGAGCCGCATTCGCCGCCGCAGGAATGCTCGACGTAATCCGCCGTCTCCGGGTCCGCGCCGTTCGCGCTCTGCTCGATGATCGCGTTGACGCGGCGCAGCAGGGTGTCCATCTGGGCCTTGGCTTCGTTGTACGCAGCCATGCTCGGAACCTTCATGATGGTTTCATACAGGCTGTTCAGCTCCTGCTGATAAGCCTGAAGCTTTTCCTGATCGCGGTCCTGTTTCCTGGCCTCCGATTCCAACGACATTCTTTTCAGGTTATACTGGCCGATCAGGTCCTGCAGGCCCTCGTCGTCATCCGTATTCTGAACCGCAAGCTGCATTTTCAGGTATCTGTCGTCCTTCTGAATTTCCTTGCCCAAATCCCTTGTCATCTGAATAATATCCATATCGTCTCTCCTTCATAAAAATGTCAGATCAGTTCCCCGCTCAGAATCCAGTTGCGCGCGCCGGTGACGCGGACGTCGGCAAACCCGCCGGTCAGGGCGGGTTTGCCCGGAAAATCGACCACGATGTTTCCGTCCGTGCGGCCGGTCAGGAGCCCCGTCTTCGGATTTTGCCTTTCGATCAGCACTCTCTGCACCGTCCCGACGGAAGAGGCGCAGCGCCTTGCGGCAATCGCCTCCTGCTCCGCGCACAGTTCCTGAAACCACTTGGTTTTTTCGCCCATCGGCACAGGATCCGGCAATCCGGCCGCTCTTGTCCCCGTGCGGGGCGAATAGATAAAAGTAAACAGGGAAGTAAATTCCACGCGCCGGATCAGATCGACCGTATCGAGGAACTCTTCATAGCTTTCCCCGGGAAATCCGACAATCACGTCGGAAGTAAGGGAAAGATCGGAAATTTTTTCTTTCGCGTAAGCAGTCAGGTCCAGGTATTGCTCCCTCGTGTAACCGCGGTTCATCTCTTTCAGAACCCGGTTGTTTCCCGACTGGAACGGCAGGTGGAGATGATGGCTGATATGCCTGCCCGCCGCGATGGTATCGATCAGCTCTTTGGTCAGGTCCTTGGGATGAGAGGTCATAAAACGGATGCGGTAATCGCCCTCGGCTTCGTCCAGCATGCGCAGGAGAGCGGCAAAGCTGACCGGGTGTGCAAGGGATTTGCCATAGGAGTTGACATTCTGGCCCAGCAGGGTAATGTCTTTGTATCCGTCCCGGACAAGCCCCCGGAATTCCTCCAGAATCGCCTCCGGCTCGCGGCTGCGCTCCCGTCCCCGAACATAGGGCACGATGCAGTAGGAACAGAAATTGTCGCAGCCGTACATGGCGGTGAGCCACGCCTTGACTTTTCCGTCCCGCTGGACCGGAAGGCCCTCCGCGATCTCGCGGTCCCCGCTGTCGTCCCCGCGCTCGAACACGCGCCCGCTTTCCGTCAGCGCGCGCAGCAGAAGCTGCGGGAAGCGGTGGATCACGTGGGTCCCGAACACAAGACCGACAAACGGAAACACGGAACGAATCCGCTCGGCGGCTTTTTCCTCCTCCATCATGCAGCCGCAGACGGCGATCAGCGTGGACGGATGCCGGCGTTTCACATTCTTCAGCGCGCCGACGTTTCCGAACACCCGGTCCTCCGCATGTTCGCGCACCGCGCAGGTATTGAACAAAATAAAATCCGCGTCTTCCTCGTTTTCCGTAAACGAAAATCCCATTTGAGCAAGGAAGCCCTTGATCTTTTCGCTGTCGGAAACATTCTGCTGGCAGCCGTAAGTGCGCACCAGCGCCAACGGCGGGCCGCCGCGCGTCCGCATCGCCATGATTTCTCGAACCCGCCGGACGGCTTCGCCGTTATCCGGCGCCGGTAGATGAGACAGGAACGGGGCTTCTTCTGGCAAACGGAATTCCTCCCATGTGTTTGGATTACAAATTATTATAACATGAACCGCGGAGCCGCATAAAAACGCGTGATCAGCCCGCAATCATGGTTCAATGTTCTCTCAGGCGTCGGAAGCTCTGCTTCCGCTTACGCCGTGAGGTTATTATAGCATAGCGCCAAACGGGCTTCAAGAAAAAAGCGGAAAAAGCCCCGTGACTTTCCAATTTGGAGCCTCGGGGCGATCTCTTGATTTTGTTGGAATTGAATCTGATCATTGCATTTGACGTGCTGACGGAAAGTCTTTTGTTTCCGCCGGAATGGCTTCACAGGTTGCTGGCGGCGCCGCTGGTGTGGGACCTCACTCCGTCGGTCATTGCGCTCAAAAGCTGGCCCGTTGTGACTAAAAACAGCCGGCTTGCCGACGCAATTAACGGGGACGGTACAGCCCGGGGGAAAAACGCCACAGCAGGATGCTCCTACGAAGCTTCGGGTCCATTCTGCGGTCCGCCGTCAGAAGACGGTTATATCCGAAGGCCTGAAGGCAGCCGCGGACGGAACGCGCATCGTTGCCCTCGCGCAGAAGGACGTCCACCGCGTTCATAACGGCCTGCGGCACTCTGATCCGTTCCACAAGCCGAAGCAGTTCCGCATCCTCCGGGCAGTTGCTCCTGACCGCGTCCGCAATGCGGAGGACCGACTCCACGCGCTGGAAAATATCCGTCCCGGCGGGCTTCTGCTTGCCGCGTTTCAGCTCGCAGGTTTCATTCCTTCTAAGCACCACAGGCGCCTGAACCACGGCGTCAGAAAGCAGCAGACACCGGGCGATGAATTCCTCCGAATACCCGTAGCGGCAGGCTTCCTCAAATTCAATCTGTCGTTCCAGCAGGAAGGATCGCCGAATCAGCACTGCGGAGATATCGATCGCCGCGCCCCGCAGAATCCAGCTTTTCAGATACTGATTTCCGCCGTGGTGAAGGATCGCGCTGCTCAGCGAACGCCGTTCCGCCGACCGGGCTTCCTCGCGGCCGGTGCAGCCAAATACAAAATCCGCCTTGGTCCGCTTTGCGGTTTCCAAAAAAGCAGGGACAAAGTTTTCATACAGCCTGCGGGCAAAAATAAAAGAAATATAACTGCCGTCGGCTTTCTGAATTCCCGTATTCAGCGCCGCGGAAGCCGTCGAATTCCCATTCTGGATCACATAACCGTGGAGTCCCATCTCTTTCATCTGCCGCACCGCCTGCAAAACGGTACGATCCACCGAACCCATATCGACAACGATCAGTTCCGAGTTCAGTTCTTCAGCCTGCTTCTGAACAAAACGAAGGATCCCGACAATCTCTTCTTCCACATTTTTAACCGGCAAGATCAAAGAAAGTTCCATAGCCTGCACTGTAATATACACCTCTGCTTCTATCAGCCATGATCCGCAAACAAAGTATACCATATTATCCACGGGATAAAAGTCTTAATTTACACAGATCGATTGGTGGAATTTCAGTTTTCTTGTTTGATTTCCACTTGGAATGAAACAATCCGACGAAAGCGTAAGAATTTGTTACACTCTTGTAAAATTGTCTATTTTATCTTCACAGAAAAGAATGTAATTTTGTCTGGGAGTGACCGATATGGAATTTGACGCGGTAATGAAACGTGCCGCCATCAGTGCGACAGTGGACCTTTCCCTTCACGGGATTGTAACCGATCCACGGCGCAGTATGAAGAACGCGGTGGATTTGTTCAGCTATCTGACGGAAGATATTTTCGGTGAAAGCATTATTTCAAAAGTCCGCCAAGAAGCGAAAAATCCCAGGAGCTGTTTTTATCGGATGATTACCTCCATGGTTCAGAACGTTGACCATTCCATTTTAAAGGAAATCGGAACCAACATGTGTTTTAACCGGGCGGCCGTCCTTACGGACCAGGTCCAGGAGCCGGAGGCGGCGGAAAGAAAAAACCTGTGGAGGATCTCACCGGAAAATTTATGTGAAGCGGTAGAATTTATTAAAAAAGAGGGGGTCTATTTTTTCGTTATCTGCGGTTTACACCCCCTCCGTTACCAGGACAAGATTTTCGAAGCGTGCAGAAAAAACCACGACTGTGTGTTTTATATCACTTCCGAAGGCTGCGACATCAGCGACAGCCTGGCGCAGAAAATCATCGAAACCGGAAATATTATTTTATCCGTGAGGATCAA
This window contains:
- a CDS encoding YlbF family regulator; the encoded protein is MDIIQMTRDLGKEIQKDDRYLKMQLAVQNTDDDEGLQDLIGQYNLKRMSLESEARKQDRDQEKLQAYQQELNSLYETIMKVPSMAAYNEAKAQMDTLLRRVNAIIEQSANGADPETADYVEHSCGGECGSCSGCH
- the miaB gene encoding tRNA (N6-isopentenyl adenosine(37)-C2)-methylthiotransferase MiaB; translation: MPEEAPFLSHLPAPDNGEAVRRVREIMAMRTRGGPPLALVRTYGCQQNVSDSEKIKGFLAQMGFSFTENEEDADFILFNTCAVREHAEDRVFGNVGALKNVKRRHPSTLIAVCGCMMEEEKAAERIRSVFPFVGLVFGTHVIHRFPQLLLRALTESGRVFERGDDSGDREIAEGLPVQRDGKVKAWLTAMYGCDNFCSYCIVPYVRGRERSREPEAILEEFRGLVRDGYKDITLLGQNVNSYGKSLAHPVSFAALLRMLDEAEGDYRIRFMTSHPKDLTKELIDTIAAGRHISHHLHLPFQSGNNRVLKEMNRGYTREQYLDLTAYAKEKISDLSLTSDVIVGFPGESYEEFLDTVDLIRRVEFTSLFTFIYSPRTGTRAAGLPDPVPMGEKTKWFQELCAEQEAIAARRCASSVGTVQRVLIERQNPKTGLLTGRTDGNIVVDFPGKPALTGGFADVRVTGARNWILSGELI
- a CDS encoding glycosyltransferase family 2 protein; its protein translation is MELSLILPVKNVEEEIVGILRFVQKQAEELNSELIVVDMGSVDRTVLQAVRQMKEMGLHGYVIQNGNSTASAALNTGIQKADGSYISFIFARRLYENFVPAFLETAKRTKADFVFGCTGREEARSAERRSLSSAILHHGGNQYLKSWILRGAAIDISAVLIRRSFLLERQIEFEEACRYGYSEEFIARCLLLSDAVVQAPVVLRRNETCELKRGKQKPAGTDIFQRVESVLRIADAVRSNCPEDAELLRLVERIRVPQAVMNAVDVLLREGNDARSVRGCLQAFGYNRLLTADRRMDPKLRRSILLWRFSPGLYRPR